The Mycolicibacterium insubricum DNA segment ACGGACATCGTCCTACACGCTAACCGGCGGCTTCGGCTTCGGCTTCGGAATCCAGCGGCGCCTCGGTGACGTCACGCCCGGTCACCGCCATGCCCCGCACCCAGTCCAGGAACCGGGCGATCGCGACCGCGGTGTAGTGCCCGTGCGAGGACCCGAAGATGTCGAATGCGTGCTGGGCGCCGGGGATCTCGGCGTACACCACCGGGGCCTGCGACACCGGTTCCAGCGCGGCGACGAAGTCGCGGGCCTCCTCGACCGCGATCAGCGAGTCGTTGGTGCCGTGCAGCACGAAGAACGGGGGAGCGTCGGGCCGGATGTGGTTGATCGGGGAGGCGTCGCGGTAGATCTCCGGATGCGTGCGCCAGTCCTTCTTCATCACCAGCCAGCGCAGCAACACCTTGACGAACGGGCCACGGCCCACACCCTCGGTGCTGACCATGTCGTAGCGGCCGTAGACCGGGACCGCGGCGACGACGGAGGTGTCGGCGTCCTCGAAGCCGGGCTGCCACTGCGGGTCGTTGGGCGTCAGGGCGGCCAGTGCGGTCATGTGGCCGCCCGCGGAACCGCCGGACAGTGCGATGAAGTCCGGATCGCCGCCGTAGTCGGCGATGTTCTCCTTCACCCAGGCCAGCGCGCGTTTGACGTCGACGATCTGGTCCGGCCAGGTGTGCAACGGCGACACCCGGTAGCCGATCGAGACGCACACCCAGCCCTCGTCGGCCAGGTGGCCCATCAGCGGGTAGGCCTGCGGGCGGCGCATGCCGATCACCCAGGCGCCGCCGGGGATGTTGACCAGCACCGGCGCCTTGGCGTCCGGGCGGAGGTCGCGGCGGTGCCAGATGTCGGCGCGGTTGGCGCGGTGCGGCCCGTAGCGAACGGTGTCGGCTCTCTCCACGTAGCGGCGTCGCGCGGAACCGGCACGGAAGAGACCGGCGGCCAGCCGGATCCGGCTGGGCCGGACCACCGCTTTGTAGTTCTCGCCGAGGGCGTCGCGCAGCGGTTCCTCGTAGTAGGGCATCGAGCGCAGGTTGCGCTGGTGGACGAACGCCAGCAGGACCCAGGACACCGCGGTCAGCGCGATGG contains these protein-coding regions:
- a CDS encoding alpha/beta hydrolase, producing the protein MRKRNRPRPLLRAVVELANAANAVRPLTRDSWNAIPVFFLGWPASELAPWLGTASVIDTLRRWRRGDFNGRTGPLAIALTAVSWVLLAFVHQRNLRSMPYYEEPLRDALGENYKAVVRPSRIRLAAGLFRAGSARRRYVERADTVRYGPHRANRADIWHRRDLRPDAKAPVLVNIPGGAWVIGMRRPQAYPLMGHLADEGWVCVSIGYRVSPLHTWPDQIVDVKRALAWVKENIADYGGDPDFIALSGGSAGGHMTALAALTPNDPQWQPGFEDADTSVVAAVPVYGRYDMVSTEGVGRGPFVKVLLRWLVMKKDWRTHPEIYRDASPINHIRPDAPPFFVLHGTNDSLIAVEEARDFVAALEPVSQAPVVYAEIPGAQHAFDIFGSSHGHYTAVAIARFLDWVRGMAVTGRDVTEAPLDSEAEAEAAG